A single window of Liolophura sinensis isolate JHLJ2023 chromosome 6, CUHK_Ljap_v2, whole genome shotgun sequence DNA harbors:
- the LOC135468831 gene encoding protein aurora borealis-like, with protein MTSPLSATPESSRWSALTSHTAPRSGHRPIHDSPLLQGCNAGSSPFKHHSTPQKLGLPAPVDVGSKLTPVRYYESKLLSTIRSPCQKSYTPLSATPCGTSPAFKTPIRISSTHSPHPTRTPVGTKLPKSASKFITPQSQIINPFEDRLLSTYHGSVLSPGGFALTDTPGSEEKGSFRWTIDQLAILHPADIDEMSCEDSLRTRFDKEVEETAQRAISDFFAKNSIVPSPWQGSDGKPVYVAMPKSPNGECDKTCDNGTTKPKQSQDAACQTTLTLPMDFDLQKILGEFMTYQGSEEDGNPQEALSTSSLRRKLFFHGESSPASSPIGKVEGVAVQCDRSPRAVPLKPLPLSHTAHSGSPQFSSSPITMSKGGPFSRVSEEMDVIISPELSPINLQQSPVRRPSDHDGNLCGSFMSSPLPPPSFMRSAFRSQHNAMASPELSPIGPRPKSRSRLSLDVSPICSPVAHVNDMHSPRTALTTQENTPSATSHPVSVSVALSTPSTVGTSKVSDNSVLVGGTTLVTTPQFCVPLETSESCANPFSTETDEPPHVGEAFQHPRLVMSDISMDVTGMETDYVAHSTGNPLIANLPDTDDKSLCYPMSRECSMVFEETTQQGSVGNVPTSQHSQDTGYQTCSLQLTGQDTGLHTNLTQQFGSLPFRSFSEADCMDEGIEQGKPLPKPVIFKEKLDTINTSMVSRQLSYPPSCKTAFTQEKVDCLQTKHYMKTELEGCALIQEGLTEDQVIAKARYLLGQTGSVTSALSTKPSGELLGVSSQPDTTVPHLTWQPSCSSTPQKTNSYSSIAPSQPPSEVAMAILRRAEKDLVKYGSLATSTESA; from the exons ATGACAAGCCCATTGTCTGCTACACCAGAATCGTCACGCTGGTCTGCGTTGACCTCCCATACTGCTCCAAGGTCTGGCCACAGGCCAATACATGACAGTCCTCTTCTGCAAGGCTGTAATGCTGGCTCAAGTCCGTTTAAGCACCACAGCACACCTCAGAAACTGGGCCTTCCAGCACCAGTGGATGTTGGGAGCAAACTTACCCCCGTCAGATACTATGAAAGCAAGTTGTTGTCCACAATCCGAAGTCCATGTCAAAAGTCCTACACTCCATTATCTGCAACTCCTTGTGGAACAAGTCCTGCTTTTAAAACTCCAATTCGCATTAGTTCAACACACAGCCCACATCCCACGCGAACACCTGTTGGAACAAAACTGCCAAAATCTGCCAGCAAATTCATCACACCTCAGTCACAGATTATCAATCCATTTGAGGATAGACTACTCTCGACATATCATGGCTCTGTTCTGAGCCCAGGAGGTTTTGCTCTGACAGATACTCCAGGTAGTGAGGAAAAG GGTTCATTTCGATGGACCATAGATCAGCTAGCTATTTTACATCCAGCTGATATTGATGAAATGTCCTGCGAAGACAGCCTTAGGACAAG ATTCGACAAAGAGGTTGAAGAAACAGCTCAACGAGCAATAAGCGATTTCTTTGCCAAGAACAGCATTGTCCCTTCACCATGGCAGGGGTCTGATGGCAAGCCTGTGTATGTTGCCATGCCCAAATCACCAAATGGGG AGTGTGATAAAACCTGTGATAATGGTACTACGAAACCCAAACAATCTCAGGATG cTGCATGTCAAACTACTCTCACATTGCCAATGGACTTCGACCTGCAGAAAATACTAG GGGAGTTCATGACATACCAAGGCTCAGAGGAAGATGGTAACCCACAGGAAGCCTTGAGCACTTCATCTCTCCGCAGAAAGCTCTTCTTTCATGGTGAATCCAGTCCAGCATCCAGTCCAATTGG AAAAGTGGAAGGAGTTGCAGTGCAGTGTGATAGAAGTCCACGAGCAGTTCCTCTCAAACCTCTCCCACTATCTCACACAGCACATTCTGGCTCA cCACAGTTTTCCTCTAGTCCCATAACGATGTCAAAAGGTGGACCATTTTCACGAGTATCTGAAGAAATGGAtgtaattatctcccctgagttGTCCCCCATTAACCTTCAGCAGAGCCCAG TCAGAAGGCCGTCAGACCATGATGGTAACCTGTGTGGGAGCTTTATGTCCAGTCCTTTACCTCCACCATCTTTCATGCGGTCTGCTTTTCGCAGCCAGCACAATGCCATGGCCAGCCCAGAGTTGTCTCCTATTGGTCCCAGACCTAAGTCACGCAGTCGACTCTCACTGGATGTGTCCCCCATTTGCTCACCTGTTGCCCATGTTAATGATATGCACAGCCCTCGGACGGCGCTGACAACACAGGAGAACACCCCCTCAGCCACATCTCACCCCGTCAGCGTGTCAGTAGCTCTGTCCACACCTTCCACTGTGGGAACATCCAAAG TTTCAGACAATAGTGTTCTTGTTGGTGGAACAACTCTTGTGACCACACCCCAGTTTTGTGTCCCATTGGAGACAAGTGAAAGCTGTGCAAATCCATTCTCTACTGAAACCGACGAGCCGCCTCATGTGGGGGAAGCATTCCAACACCCCCGCCTTGTCATGTCAGATATCTCCATGGATGTCACCGGCATGGAGACAGACTACGTGGCCCATTCCACAGGCAATCCTCTTATAGCAAACCTGCCTGATACTGATGACAAAAGCTTGTGTTACCCAATGTCCAGAGAGTGCTCCATGGTGTTTGAGGAGACAACTCAACAGGGCAGTGTGGGAAATGTGCCCACAAGTCAGCATAGTCAGGATACGGGCTACCAGACCTGCAGCTTACAGCTGACCGGTCAGGACACAGGATTACACACGAACCTCACCCAGCAGTTTGGCTCACTACCCTTCAGAAGCTTCTCTGAGGCTGACTGCATGGACGAGGGTATAGAACAGGGAAAGCCCTTGCCAAAACCTGTCATATTCAAAGAGAAACTAGACACAATCAACACAAGCATGGTGAGTCGACAGTTGAGTTACCCTCCGTCCTGTAAGACGGCGTTCACACAGGAGAAAGTGGACTGTTTGCAAACTAAACATTACATGAAAACTGAGCTGGAAGGCTGTGCCCTGATACAAGAAGGTCTCACAGAGGACCAGGTGATAGCTAAAGCCCGGTATCTCTTAGGGCAGACCGGGAGTGTGACATCAGCCCTTTCCACCAAACCCAGTGGTGAACTCTTAGGGGTGTCTTCACAGCCAGACACTACAGTACCCCACCTAACCTGGCAACCCTCGTGCAGCTCTACACCTCAGAAAACAAACAGCTACAGCTCCATAGCTCCATCTCAGCCACCAA GTGAGGTTGCCATGGCTATCCTGAGAAGAGCAGAGAAGGATTTAGTCAAGTACGGTAGTTTGGCTACGTCCACAGAAAGTGCATAG
- the LOC135467261 gene encoding uncharacterized protein LOC135467261 codes for MAHMYDRVVSVITKPAQERTDMEVEQILPWFRKKSDLFRNLRPGVVKDIIKNCQFDSLEKDTVVIRQGDKGDRFYIILNGSVSIYINPTLSDADNDAVRKQAQEQLAQADHLAEEGGLEKKKLDLSKFGNYIGKIEAGKSFGELALINKDCVRNASIITDVSTDLLVVDRTLYNRSLHAYQAQEFAQRSQFTTQYPLFSNWQPRYKKQMAMSLRKDTIPYESTIVRQGDPVENIYFLLSGQAKILVDPLQHQSQFPGLYPIENIDQLEQEEARVSIRKESIKEKPKLPSKVSRTPSIIRKANKEKKLQRQLELCVIGAVEIIGDLEVIMELGTYTHTAVCTQEAEVLVLNMKNYERLVQKRNPKTIEAIREIVETKLDIRCSRFAERQIPLLRYLLYKLRCITHPKKVPQSVWDKPAVETSWKVANFHRGPIIDLYGPGTVFHMIRMRDKARRHARARARFLAGGVRNRTQNKREVEKAEVVKKIQTGEVGITIDNFSAESDYSDNTNLLYGRHYDKRQVTGDWEDSLEHTMSDLALSQLEEKIRTWHCGFDDVTKATKRTVKLHRYHPEENQKPKPGKKVFIRKRHSKCSNLNDSQSGPEEDDNLLGVPPISYHSRHSDTVTDTCNVSPLSDTDADSDGAEFGEVVSPIKSTRKLSRRKKQKDPRRKYTFEDYQALRETLRQKQRTFGLEVNRITRAATCLS; via the exons ATGGCGCACATGTACGATCGCGTGGTGAGTGTCATCACGAAGCCGGCACAAGAGAGGACGGATATGGAGGTGGAACAGATTTTACCATGGTTTAGGAAGAAATCCGACTTGTTTAGAAACCTTCGGCCGG GGGTTGTTAAGGATATCATTAAGAACTGCCAATTCGATTCGTTAGAGAAGGACACTGTGGTGATTCGTCAGGGAGACAAGGGTGATAG GTTTTACATAATCCTGAATGGAAGCGTGTCGATCTACATCAACCCGACCTTGTCCGACGCAGATAATGACGCTGTGCGTAAACAGGCCCAGGAGCAGCTGGCCCAAGCCGATCACTTGGCAGAGGAGGGAGGTCTAGAGAAGAAAAAACTGGACCTCTCTAAATTTGGAAATTATATCGGCAAAATTG AGGCCGGAAAAAGTTTTGGAGAGCTAGCATTGATCAACAAGGACTGTGTGCGGAATGCTTCCATTATAACAGATGTATCCACAGACCTCTTAGTAGTGGACCGGACATTGTACAACCGGTCCCTCCACGCCTACCAGGCGCAGGAGTTTGCGCAGAGGAGCCAATTCACCACCCAGTACCCGCTCTTCAGCAACTGGCAGCCTCGTTACAAGAAACAGATGGCCATGAGCCTGCGCAAAGACACCATTCCTTACGAAAGCACGATAGTGAGGCAGGGTGACCCAGTGGAAAACATTTACTTCCTGTTAAG TGGACAGGCGAAGATCCTGGTTGATCCACTTCAGCATCAGTCTCAGTTTCCGGGGCTTTACCCTATAGAGAACATAGACCAACTGGAACAGGAAGAGGCCCGAGTTTCCATACGCAA AGAATCCATCAAAGAAAAGCCAAAACTTCCAAGCAAAGTTTCTCGGACGCCCTCTATTATCAGGAAGGCAAACAAAGAGAAGAAACTACAGCGCCAGTTGGAGCTGTGCGTCATTGGTGCCGTGGAGATCATTG GTGATTTAGAGGTGATCATGGAGCTCGGGACATACACCCACACTGCTGTCTGCACACAAGAAGCCGAGGTATTGGTGTTAAATATGAAGAACTATGAGAGACTGGTGCAGAAAAGGAATCCCAAAACCATCGAAGCTATACGAGAAATTGTTGAAACTAAACTAGATATCCGATGTTCTCGCTTTGCCGAGAGGCAAATACCACTGTTGAGGTACCTGCTTTATAAACTCCGGTGTATAACCCACCCTAAGAAAGTGCCGCAGTCTGTTTGGGACAAGCCAGCTGTTGAAACCTCCTGGAAAGTTGCCAATTTCCATAGAGGACCCATAATCGACCTGTATGGACCGGGTACTGTCTTCCACATGATACGCATGCGCGACAAGGCAAGGAGACACGCTCGCGCTAGAGCACGGTTCCTAGCCGGAGGTGTCCGGAACCGTACACAAAACAAACGGGAAGTCGAAAAGGCGGAAGTTGTTAAAAAGATCCAGACAGGCGAAGTTGGAATAACGATAGACAATTTTTCAGCAGAATCGGACTATTCTGACAATACCAATCTTCTGTATGGCCGTCATTATGACAAGCGACAAGTGACGGGCGACTGGGAAGACAGTTTAGAGCATACTATGAGTGATTTGGCGCTATCACAACTGGAGGAGAAAATACGCACATGGCATTGTGGATTTGACGACGTAACTAAGGCAACGAAGAGAACTGTTAAACTGCACAGGTATCACCCAGAG GAGAACCAGAAGCCCAAACCAGGTAAAAAGGTGTTCATTCGCAAAAGACACAGTAAATGCTCAAATCTGAACGACAGTCAGAGTGGGCCAGAAGAGGATGACAATCTGCTGGGTGTACCTCCTATCTCCTATCACAGCAGGCACTCGGACAC GGTTACGGACACTTGTAACGTAAGCCCGCTGTCAGATACAGACGCGGACTCAG ACGGGGCGGAGTTTGGTGAAGTAGTCTCACCAATCAAGAGCACGAGAAAGCTGTCCAGGAGGAAGAAG caGAAGGATCCTCGCCGAAAATACACGTTCGAGGACTATCAGGCGTTAAGAGAAACTCTTCGTCAAAAGCAGAGGACCTTTGGTTTGGAAGTCAACCGCATAACACGAGCTGCCACTTGTTTGAGCTGA